Proteins encoded by one window of Kribbella flavida DSM 17836:
- a CDS encoding MerR family transcriptional regulator has protein sequence MAWSIAEVAKASGVTARTLRHYHAIGLLEPARTAPNGRRYYEQDQLLQLQQILLLRDLGLSLDVVAEVIAHRSRQDTIEVLGRHKEWLLREQLRLERLARTVDTTIENLRKGGEMAPDKVFAGFQHNPYEAEARERWGDDAVDASYRRMQDWSDADAEKARTGYARVHEGLAALKAEGAEVTHAGVQELIQLHYEVTCLFWTPNAAAYKGLGQLYVDDERFGQNIAADDHSLVEYLRDAMTVYADTNLAE, from the coding sequence ATGGCCTGGTCGATCGCGGAGGTGGCCAAAGCGTCGGGCGTCACCGCCCGCACCCTGCGGCACTACCACGCGATCGGCCTGCTCGAGCCGGCGCGGACCGCACCCAACGGGCGGCGGTACTACGAGCAGGATCAGCTCCTGCAGCTGCAGCAGATCCTGTTGCTGCGGGATCTCGGGCTGAGCCTGGACGTCGTCGCCGAGGTGATCGCCCACCGGAGCCGGCAGGACACGATCGAGGTGCTCGGCCGGCACAAGGAGTGGTTGCTGCGGGAACAGCTCCGGCTCGAGCGGCTGGCGCGGACCGTCGACACGACCATCGAGAACCTGAGAAAAGGAGGAGAGATGGCACCCGACAAGGTCTTCGCGGGCTTCCAGCACAACCCGTACGAGGCCGAGGCGCGCGAGCGCTGGGGGGACGACGCCGTCGACGCGAGCTACCGGCGGATGCAGGACTGGTCCGACGCGGACGCCGAGAAGGCCCGGACGGGGTACGCCCGCGTGCACGAAGGACTGGCCGCGCTCAAGGCGGAAGGAGCCGAGGTGACACACGCCGGCGTACAGGAGCTGATCCAGCTGCACTACGAGGTGACCTGCCTGTTCTGGACGCCGAACGCGGCGGCGTACAAGGGGCTCGGGCAGTTGTACGTCGACGACGAGCGGTTCGGGCAGAACATCGCGGCTGACGACCACTCGCTGGTCGAGTACCTGCGTGACGCGATGACCGTCTACGCCGACACCAACCTGGCGGAGTAG
- a CDS encoding acyltransferase family protein → MRRERFPALDGLRAVGALAVLTTHVGFQSGDAVNGPFAGVLSRLDVGVAIFFAISGFLLYRPYVVAWFSETEPPLTLPYLRNRALRILPALWVAVVLALLLVPRVEDVTWATYLRHASLTQIYVDSPAAGGLTQMWSLATEAAFYLLLPFLARLLISYERPTRQAVRRRLAVLAAFTLLGPVWMAGINATGHPLAGLWLPGYLGWFGVGMGFALWQVARSSGRLGSSALDTLAKIPGTIWAIAAVLLLIAASPIAGPYSLIPPSAGQAFVKNLLYTGIAACVVFPAIAPTRQAAALLGGRIGHVAGDISYGVFCYHLIVLSLVQQVFGIGPFEGHFALLFWPTLVVSAGVAAASYYLMERPIMRLGRRDRSYDVSPAGRDSTASATPSSTDPWTNPEVRPAPPSGQG, encoded by the coding sequence ATGAGACGCGAACGGTTCCCGGCGCTCGACGGACTGCGCGCGGTCGGCGCCCTCGCCGTCCTGACCACGCACGTCGGCTTCCAGAGCGGCGACGCTGTGAACGGCCCGTTCGCCGGCGTGCTGTCCCGGCTCGACGTCGGAGTCGCGATCTTCTTCGCCATCTCCGGGTTCCTGCTCTACCGTCCGTACGTCGTTGCCTGGTTCAGCGAGACCGAGCCGCCGCTGACCCTGCCCTACCTGCGGAACCGCGCGCTGCGGATCCTGCCTGCGCTCTGGGTGGCCGTCGTCCTGGCGCTGCTGCTGGTCCCCCGGGTGGAGGACGTCACCTGGGCGACCTACCTGCGGCACGCGTCGCTGACCCAGATCTACGTCGACTCCCCCGCCGCCGGTGGGCTGACGCAGATGTGGAGCCTGGCCACCGAGGCGGCGTTCTACCTGCTGCTGCCGTTCCTGGCCCGGTTGCTGATCAGCTACGAACGCCCGACCCGGCAGGCCGTACGCCGTCGGCTGGCCGTGCTCGCGGCGTTCACCCTGCTCGGTCCGGTCTGGATGGCCGGGATCAACGCGACCGGTCACCCGCTGGCGGGGCTCTGGCTGCCCGGGTACCTCGGCTGGTTCGGCGTCGGCATGGGCTTCGCGCTCTGGCAGGTCGCCCGCAGCAGCGGCCGGCTCGGCAGCTCGGCCCTCGACACGTTGGCCAAGATCCCGGGCACGATCTGGGCGATCGCGGCCGTGCTGCTGCTGATCGCGGCGAGCCCGATCGCCGGCCCGTACAGCCTGATTCCCCCGAGCGCCGGGCAGGCGTTCGTGAAGAACCTGCTCTACACCGGGATCGCTGCCTGCGTGGTCTTCCCGGCGATCGCGCCGACCCGGCAGGCCGCGGCCCTGCTGGGCGGCCGGATCGGTCACGTCGCGGGCGACATCTCGTACGGCGTGTTCTGCTACCACCTGATCGTGCTCAGCCTGGTCCAGCAGGTCTTCGGGATCGGTCCGTTCGAGGGCCACTTCGCGCTGCTGTTCTGGCCGACCCTGGTCGTCTCGGCCGGGGTCGCCGCCGCGAGCTACTACCTGATGGAGCGGCCGATCATGCGGCTCGGTCGCCGCGACCGCTCCTACGACGTCTCGCCCGCCGGCCGGGACAGCACGGCCAGCGCGACGCCGAGCAGCACCGACCCCTGGACGAACCCGGAGGTCAGGCCCGCTCCCCCGTCCGGCCAGGGCTGA
- a CDS encoding SRPBCC domain-containing protein yields the protein MTATTTARTKSPVRRRLFLGLGVLLVLLIGYAVYAIARPTVLRTEIEIDATPEQVWKVLADRAAYPEWNPFIVSSAGELRAGATITNVLRDTNGKTTEFAPKLLAVDPGRELRWVGKIGVGGVFDGEHAFRIEALPGGRSRLVQEEVFRGVAVPFTTGMLRDTIEPQFHAMNRALAERAAR from the coding sequence ATGACCGCCACCACCACCGCCCGCACGAAGAGCCCGGTACGCCGCCGGCTGTTCCTGGGACTCGGCGTCCTTCTCGTCCTGCTGATCGGGTACGCCGTCTACGCGATCGCCCGGCCCACCGTGCTGCGGACCGAGATCGAGATCGACGCCACCCCGGAGCAGGTGTGGAAGGTGCTCGCCGACCGGGCGGCGTACCCGGAGTGGAATCCGTTCATCGTCTCCTCCGCCGGCGAACTGCGGGCCGGGGCGACGATCACCAACGTGCTGCGCGACACCAACGGGAAGACCACCGAGTTCGCGCCGAAGCTGCTCGCGGTCGACCCGGGCCGGGAACTGCGCTGGGTCGGCAAGATCGGGGTCGGCGGGGTCTTCGACGGCGAGCACGCGTTCCGGATCGAGGCGTTGCCGGGTGGGCGGTCGCGGCTGGTCCAGGAGGAGGTCTTCCGCGGCGTGGCTGTTCCGTTCACGACCGGCATGCTGCGCGACACGATCGAGCCGCAGTTCCACGCGATGAACCGGGCACTCGCCGAGCGCGCCGCCCGATGA
- a CDS encoding DUF3068 domain-containing protein, whose protein sequence is MGNRSRTLVIALGIFFVGVAVLAKFYAYPTLAVAPADQVAHTVSTTQQDATVFVVATQKETQLPLTSTRTVRGDVVAAEKISEALDREVVVFDTAVVTDDDPQYQFPAEDDAKRDEKAPLSFVQERVVLDAHTGEAVRWNPDPAKDNSGEYITTTLNPNDRKRPGDPVFKGHEGLVLKFPFGTEKKTYQFWDSTLRKAFPIEFQEETELLGLKVYKFVQDVPKSEVPLVTPLKVPGAMVEATGQDAVEVQRSYQNIRTLWIEPVTGAIIKGEEKQFATIDYQGEAKITATEATIAYNDATVKKNVEGAQENGREEGGYQEKASQLHLIGFWVPLLSLIVGLLLLAAAAFFSLRPRTARRAAG, encoded by the coding sequence GTGGGGAATCGCAGTCGGACCCTGGTGATCGCACTGGGGATCTTCTTCGTCGGGGTGGCCGTGCTGGCCAAGTTCTACGCGTATCCGACGCTGGCGGTGGCGCCGGCCGACCAGGTCGCGCACACCGTGTCCACGACGCAGCAGGACGCCACGGTCTTCGTCGTGGCGACCCAGAAGGAGACCCAACTGCCACTGACCTCGACGCGGACCGTGCGCGGCGACGTGGTCGCGGCCGAGAAGATCAGCGAGGCGCTGGACCGCGAGGTGGTGGTCTTCGACACCGCGGTCGTCACCGACGACGACCCGCAGTACCAGTTCCCGGCCGAGGACGACGCCAAGCGGGACGAGAAGGCGCCGCTGAGCTTCGTGCAGGAGCGGGTCGTGCTCGACGCGCACACCGGCGAGGCGGTCCGGTGGAACCCGGACCCGGCCAAGGACAACAGCGGCGAGTACATCACCACGACGCTGAACCCGAACGACCGCAAGCGGCCCGGCGACCCGGTGTTCAAGGGGCACGAAGGCCTGGTGCTGAAGTTCCCGTTCGGCACCGAGAAGAAGACGTACCAGTTCTGGGACAGCACGCTGCGCAAGGCCTTCCCGATCGAGTTCCAGGAAGAGACCGAGCTGCTCGGGCTGAAGGTGTACAAGTTCGTGCAGGACGTGCCGAAGTCCGAGGTGCCGCTGGTGACGCCGCTGAAGGTGCCCGGAGCGATGGTGGAGGCGACCGGCCAGGACGCGGTCGAGGTGCAGCGCAGCTACCAGAACATCCGGACGCTGTGGATCGAGCCGGTCACCGGGGCGATCATCAAGGGCGAGGAGAAGCAGTTCGCCACCATCGACTACCAGGGCGAGGCGAAGATCACCGCCACCGAGGCGACGATCGCCTACAACGACGCGACGGTGAAGAAGAACGTCGAAGGTGCGCAGGAGAACGGGCGCGAAGAGGGCGGCTACCAGGAGAAGGCCTCGCAACTGCACCTGATCGGCTTCTGGGTGCCGCTGCTGTCGCTGATCGTCGGCCTGCTGCTGCTGGCCGCCGCCGCGTTCTTCTCCCTGCGCCCCCGCACCGCCCGCCGCGCCGCCGGCTAG
- a CDS encoding class I SAM-dependent methyltransferase: MVEPRRIELTEAETSRASRTYWDAAAGEYLEQHGAFLGDDRFIWCPEGIDEESARLLGDLRGKRILEVGCGAAQCARWLTKQGADTVAFDISVEQLRIGRQLDRRTGTAVRTVAADATAIPFADATFDLACSAFGALPFVADAEAALREIARTLKPAGVLVFSVTHPIRWSLPDDPTPAGLRITQSYFDRAPYVEVDEHGVAVYAEHHRTTGDWIRALTGAGFVVDDLLEPEWPAGHDQVWGGWGPARGRLIPGTAIWSTHKP, translated from the coding sequence GTGGTCGAGCCGCGACGTATCGAGTTGACCGAGGCCGAAACCTCGAGAGCCAGCCGGACCTACTGGGACGCGGCCGCCGGCGAGTACCTCGAGCAGCACGGCGCGTTTCTCGGCGACGACCGGTTCATCTGGTGTCCCGAGGGCATCGACGAGGAGTCCGCGCGGTTGCTCGGCGACCTGCGGGGCAAGCGAATCCTCGAGGTCGGGTGCGGAGCCGCGCAGTGCGCTCGCTGGCTGACCAAGCAGGGTGCCGACACCGTTGCCTTCGACATCTCGGTCGAGCAGCTGCGGATCGGCCGGCAGCTCGACCGGCGGACCGGTACGGCGGTCCGGACGGTGGCCGCCGACGCGACCGCGATCCCGTTCGCCGACGCGACCTTCGACCTCGCCTGCTCGGCCTTCGGTGCGTTGCCGTTCGTTGCCGACGCCGAGGCCGCGCTGCGCGAGATCGCCCGGACGCTCAAGCCCGCGGGCGTTCTGGTCTTCTCGGTCACGCACCCGATCCGCTGGAGCCTGCCCGACGACCCGACCCCGGCCGGCCTGCGGATCACCCAGTCGTACTTCGACCGGGCGCCGTACGTCGAGGTGGACGAGCACGGGGTCGCCGTCTACGCCGAGCACCACCGGACCACCGGCGACTGGATCCGCGCCCTCACCGGCGCCGGCTTCGTCGTCGACGACCTGCTCGAACCGGAATGGCCGGCCGGCCACGACCAGGTCTGGGGCGGCTGGGGCCCCGCCCGCGGCCGCCTCATCCCCGGCACCGCCATCTGGTCCACCCACAAACCCTGA
- a CDS encoding TetR/AcrR family transcriptional regulator: MIRPRNAEVGSRVLAAAAAEIEARGYEGLSMDRVAEQAGVAKTTIYRRWPSKAELVVALIGHLRSDVPFEPTDDPRRDLTDLVTAIAANLTATPTSLIADLAAAAAREPRVGESVRALWADRHRAVTAVVAEAQRVGVVLHDVQPAVLVDQLVGPLYYRLLVTGEPLTPDYARSLVRSVLGPEESR; the protein is encoded by the coding sequence CCGCGGCCGAGATCGAAGCGCGCGGCTACGAAGGCCTCTCCATGGACCGTGTCGCCGAGCAAGCCGGCGTGGCCAAGACGACGATCTACCGCCGCTGGCCGTCCAAGGCCGAGCTGGTCGTCGCGCTCATCGGTCACCTGCGGTCCGACGTCCCGTTCGAACCCACCGACGATCCCCGGCGCGACCTCACCGACCTCGTCACCGCGATCGCCGCCAACCTGACCGCCACCCCGACCAGCCTGATCGCCGACCTCGCCGCCGCGGCCGCCCGCGAACCGCGTGTCGGGGAGAGCGTCCGGGCGCTCTGGGCCGATCGGCACCGCGCGGTCACCGCCGTCGTCGCCGAGGCGCAGCGGGTGGGAGTCGTGCTCCACGACGTGCAGCCCGCCGTACTGGTCGACCAGCTGGTCGGACCGCTCTACTACCGGCTCCTCGTCACCGGTGAGCCGCTCACGCCCGACTACGCGAGGTCGCTCGTGCGCAGCGTCCTCGGACCTGAGGAGTCCAGATGA